Proteins encoded together in one Hevea brasiliensis isolate MT/VB/25A 57/8 chromosome 16, ASM3005281v1, whole genome shotgun sequence window:
- the LOC131168908 gene encoding E3 ubiquitin-protein ligase SIRP1-like yields the protein MSQLFSTLLFGDNEKFESFLGDELKGFMGRLSGSQESSPALRLPLLVLMGNEEDALAMVELATDEDGPNTQPASAQLFEKLEVIRIEESGLVCSICLGHLSIGSEARQLPCSHVYHGNCIMERLKKSKSKTKTCPLCRLC from the coding sequence ATGTCTCAGTTATTCTCTACTCTTCTCTTCGGGGATAACGAAAAATTTGAGTCTTTCTTGGGTGACGAGCTTAAGGGTTTCATGGGGCGACTATCAGGTTCCCAAGAGTCCTCCCCTGCTTTACGCTTACCGCTACTGGTTTTGATGGGCAACGAGGAAGATGCTTTGGCGATGGTGGAATTAGCTACTGATGAAGATGGTCCAAATACACAGCCCGCCAGTGCCCAACTCTTTGAAAAGCTCGAGGTGATCAGAATCGAAGAATCGGGTTTGGTGTGCTCGATTTGCTTGGGCCATTTGTCGATAGGGTCGGAAGCTAGGCAGTTGCCATGTTCTCATGTCTACCATGGCAACTGCATCATGGAGCGGCTGAAGAAGAGTAAGAGTAAGACTAAGACATGCCCTCTTTGTCGATTGTGTTGA